One Proteobacteria bacterium CG1_02_64_396 DNA window includes the following coding sequences:
- a CDS encoding protein-export chaperone SecB codes for MSQDNNAAPATPENAPIFQLKSVYVKDLSFEAPNTPEIFFNQAEPKIEVNLRNEMRQLDADHHEVTLIATVTAKADDKTLYIVEVHQGGAFMLKNIPPEAGNVVLNVNSPTILFPYLRESISSAIIRGGFQPLLLAPVNFEAIYQQNLAREQAAAAEAEPVTKH; via the coding sequence ATGAGCCAAGACAATAACGCCGCACCGGCTACCCCCGAGAACGCTCCGATTTTTCAGCTCAAGAGCGTTTACGTGAAGGATCTGTCGTTCGAGGCCCCCAACACCCCCGAGATTTTTTTCAACCAGGCCGAGCCCAAGATCGAGGTCAACCTGCGCAACGAGATGCGCCAGCTCGACGCCGATCACCACGAGGTCACCCTGATCGCCACCGTGACCGCCAAGGCCGACGACAAGACCCTCTACATCGTCGAGGTTCATCAGGGGGGCGCCTTCATGCTCAAGAACATCCCCCCCGAGGCGGGCAACGTGGTGCTCAACGTCAACAGCCCCACCATCCTCTTTCCCTACCTGCGCGAATCGATCTCCAGCGCGATCATCCGCGGCGGTTTTCAGCCCCTGCTGCTCGCCCCGGTCAACTTCGAGGCGATCTACCAGCAAAACCTCGCCCGCGAGCAGGCGGC